The Streptomyces fungicidicus nucleotide sequence TTGGACAATCTCCATCAGAAGGGCTGGGTGCGCCGAGAGGCGGAAGGCAGGGCCTATCGATATGAGGCGGTCTCCACTCGCGCCGCCTACGCCGCGGCGCTCATGAACGACGCGTGGTCGCAGAGTGACAACGCCGCCGCCGCTCTCGTCGCCTTCTTCGGCATGATGAGCGAGGAACAGCGCCAGGCTCTCACCGACGCGGTCCGCATCGTGCAGCTCCCGGAAAGCCCCGCCGGCGAGAACCCCGGCTCGGCGGAGGACGGGAGCGGACGATAGCGTCCGCACATGTCCGCAGACAGCCCCGAAGTCACCGCAAAAGCCATCACGGTCCGGCGGGCCCGTACCAGCGATGTCCCCGCCGTACGCCGGCTCCTTGACGCCTACGTCCGCGGGCGCATCCTGCTCGACAAAGCGACGGTGACTCTTTACGAGGACATCCAGGAGTTCTGGGTCGCGGAACGGGACGACAACGCGGAGGTCGTCGGCTGCGGCGCCCTGCACGTGATGTGGGAAGACCTCGCGGAAGTGCGCACTCTCGCGGTGAAGCCGGGCCTGAAGGGCGCGGGCGTCGGGCACCGGGTGCTGGAGAAGTTGCTGGACACCGCCCGCTGGCTCGGTGTTCGCCGGGTTTTCTGCCTGACCTTCGAAGTGGACTTCTTCGGCAGGCACGGCTTCGTGGAGATCGGTGAGACCCCGGTCGACACCGATGTGTACGCGGAGCTGCTTCGTTCCTATGACGAGGGCGTCGCGGAGTTCCTCGGTCTCGAACGCGTGAAACCGAACACCTTGGGCAACAGCCGGATGCTTCTGCATCTGTGATCTGCACGGGGTGCCCTATGTCCGAAACGCGCATGTTTCCGGGCCCGGTGCCGGCCGCGGGTCTCTCCCAGGGGTTTGTGTTTTTACGGCAAAAGCGGTTTGCTTTCCGCAGTACTGCAGTACTGGATATAACAAGGGGCGGCGATACGGCGGACGCCGGCACACCCCGGCCCTCAAGTTATCGATGAAAGGAAATCCGGTGGCACAGAAGGTTCAGGTCCTTCTTGTCGACGACCTCGACGGTGGCGAGGCGGACGAGACCGTGACGTTCGCGTTGGACGGCAAGACATACGAGATCGATCTCACCACCGCCAATGCGGACAAGCTCCGCGGCCTTCTCGATCCTTACGTGAAGGGCGGTCGTCGTACCGGAGGCCGTGCTTCGGGCGGGCGCGGAAAGGCGCGTGCGTCTTCCGGTGGCAGCCAGGACACCGCGGCCATCCGCGCCTGGGCGAAGGAGAACGGTTACGAGGTCAACGACCGCGGCCGGGTCCCCGCGTCCATCCGCGAGGCCTACGAGAAGGCCAACGGCTGACCGTCGGCCTCTGCCGCGGCGGCACCCGCCCGCCGCAGCCGGACCCGGTGGATCTGCGTCGCCACCGTGTTCACCAGCCGCACGAGATCCGGGGGACCGGCACTGTCACCCTCCGTACCCCTCGTGCCCATCGCCGACAGCGTCGGCAGCGAAGCCTCGACATCGCGTTCCGGCCCGGGGGGCCGCAGCCATACGGCGGCCCCCTGCGAACCGCCACGGCCCAGGGGAAGCGGCCGCCCGGCGACAGCACCCGGGCCGGAAGCGGCCTCCCCGCCGAACGCGGAAACCCCGCCGAACGCGGCCTCCTCACCGAACGCGGCCCCGCAGCCGAAAACGGCTTCCTCACCGGACAAGGGGCCCCCGCCGACCGCGGAAACCCCGCCGAACGCGGCCCCGCAGCCGAACACGGCCTCCTCACCGGGCAAGGCGCCCCCGCCGACCGCGACACCGCGACCGAACACGGCACCGGACGGCCAGGGTGCGTCCATGACACCCCCCGCCCCGACCGCCACGAGGTCCAGCTCCACCGCACCCCAGTCGAGCCACTCCAGCAGCCCCGGCAGCTCCTCCGCGCTGCCCGCCGCCACCAGCAGCCGCATCCGCCCGCCGCACAGCGCCACCGGGAAGCGCCGCCAGGCGGCCCCGGAAGAGCCGCCGCACGGCCGCCCCAGACGCTCCAGCGCCGCACCTCCCGCCTCCGCGGGCAGGTCCAGCACGTCGAAGCGCACACCGGCCGCCAGCCGCAGCGGCGCCCCGGGCACCGTGGGCCACCCCAGCGCGTCCTCGTACCAGAGGCGCAGTTCGCCGGCGCTCGCCGGGAGCGGCCGGCGGGGAAACGGCACTGTGGGGGCGACGGTCCGGACCATGCCCGGCGCAACCGCCGCGGAACCCCACGGGTTACGCTGGGTACTCCCACGTGAGCACAGGGTGTCGAACAAGGGGGCGCGAGGGGGTGAGGGGTGGTGCAAGGTTGTTCGCCCGTAGCGGAGGGGACCCGTGCACTCGGCATGGACTGTCAGTAGCAGCGGGTAAGACATCCCTAGTGGGAGGGGGCGACACGCAGGACGGGAGGCTCTCCGTTCGCCATGGGCGTACTGGCGAAGGGGGTAACTGCCTGGCCTGCGGGAACATCGTCTCGCACCATCGGGTTGGAGCAGATGTCGGCGTGAGCGGGGTCAGGAGGCCATCGACGGTGTCGGCAGTTGGAATGAGCGGTCCCCGCTTGCGGGACTAAGCTGCGGAAGGACAGGGAGGGGAAGTTCCCCCCACTGCCTGACCGCTCTGAGGAGCGATTAACGATGTTCGAGAGGTTCACCGACCGCGCGCGGCGGGTTGTCGTCCTGGCTCAGGAAGAAGCCCGGATGCTCAACCACAACTACATCGGCACCGAGCACATCCTCCTGGGCCTGATCCACGAGGGTGAGGGTGTCGCCGCCAAGGCCCTTGAGAGCCTCGGGATTTCGCTCGAGGCGGTCCGCCAGCAGGTGGAGGAGATCATCGGGCAGGGCCAGCAGGCCCCGTCGGGTCACATCCCCTTCACCCCCCGTGCCAAGAAGGTCCTGGAGCTGTCGCTCCGCGAGGCCCTTCAGCTGGGCCACAACTACATCGGCACGGAGCACATCCTGCTCGGCCTGATCCGTGAGGGCGAGGGCGTCGCCGCCCAGGTCCTGGTCAAGCTGGGTGCCGACCTCAACCGGGTGCGGCAGCAGGTCATCCAGCTGCTCTCCGGTTACCAGGGCAAGGAGACCGCCACCGCCGGCGGTCCTGCCGAGGGCACGCCCTCCACGTCCCTGGTCCTCGACCAGTTCGGCCGGAACCTCACCCAGGCCGCTCGTGAGTCCAAGCTCGACCCGGTCATCGGGCGCGAGAAGGAGATCGAGCGGGTCATGCAGGTGCTGTCCCGCCGTACCAAGAACAACCCGGTGCTGATCGGTGAGCCTGGCGTCGGCAAGACCGCCGTCGTCGAGGGCCTCGCCCAGGCCATCGTCAAGGGCGAGGTGCCCGAGACCCTCAAGGACAAGCACCTCTACACCCTGGACCTCGGTGCCCTGGTCGCCGGCTCCCGCTACCGCGGTGACTTCGAGGAGCGCCTGAAGAAGGTGCTCAAGGAGATCCGCACCCGCGGCGACATCATCCTGTTCATCGACGAGCTGCACACGCTGGTCGGTGCGGGTGCCGCCGAGGGCGCCATCGACGCCGCCTCGATCCTCAAGCCGATGCTGGCCCGCGGTGAACTGCAGACCATCGGTGCGACCACGCTGGACGAGTACCGCAAGCACCTGGAGAAGGACGCGGCCCTGGAGCGCCGCTTCCAGCCGATCCAGGTCGCGGAGCCGTCCCTGCCGCACACGATCGAGATCCTCAAGGGCCTGCGCGACCGCTACGAGGCGCACCACCGCGTCTCCATCACGGACGAGGCCCTGGTGCAGGCGGCGACGCTCGCCGACCGCTACATCTCGGACCGCTTCCTGCCGGACAAGGCGATCGACCTGATCGACGAGGCCGGCTCCCGGATGCGCATCCGCCGGATGACCGCGCCGCCGGACCTGCGCGAGTTCGACGAGAAGATCGCCGGCGTCCGCCGCGACAAGGAGTCCGCGATCGACTCGCAGGACTTCGAGAAGGCCGCCTCCCTGCGCGACAAGGAGAAGCAGCTCCTGGCCGCCAAGGCAAAGCGGGAGAAGGAGTGGAAGGCCGGCGACATGGACGTCGTCGCCGAGGTCGACGGCGAGCTGATCGCCGAGGTCCTCGCCACGGCGACGGGCATCCCGGTCTTCAAGCTCACCGAGGAGGAGTCCAGCCGTCTGCTCCGCATGGAGGACGAGCTGCACAAGCGGGTCATCGGCCAGGTCGACGCCGTCAAGGCGCTGTCGAAGGCGATCCGCCGTACGCGTGCGGGTCTGAAGGACCCGAAGCGTCCCGGTGGCTCGTTCATCTTCGCCGGCCCGTCCGGTGTCGGTAAGACCGAGCTGTCCAAGGCGCTCGCCGAGTTCCTCTTCGGCGACGAGGACGCGCTGATCTCCCTCGACATGTCGGAGTTCAGCGAGAAGCACACGGTCTCGCGTCTCTTCGGTTCGCCCCCCGGCTACGTGGGCTACGAGGAGGGCGGCCAGCTGACGGAGAAGGTGCGCCGCAAGCCGTTCTCGGTCGTCCTCTTCGACGAGGTCGAGAAGGCCCACCCGGACATCTTCAACTCGCTGCTGCAGATCCTGGAGGACGGTCGCCTGACCGACTCCCAGGGCCGGGTCGTGGACTTCAAGAACACGGTCATCATCATGACGACCAACCTCGGCACCCGGGACATCTCCAAGGGCTTCAACCTGGGCTTCGCCGCCGCGGGCGACACGAAGACCAACTACGAGCGCATGAAGAACAAGGTCCAGGACGAGCTCAAGCAGCACTTCCGGCCCGAGTTCCTCAACCGTGTCGACGACGTGGTCGTCTTCCCGCAGCTCAGCCAGGACGACATCCTGCGGATCGTCGACCTGATGATCGACAAGGTGGACGAGCGCCTGAAGGACCGGGACATGGGCATCGAGCTCTCCCAGTCCGCCAAGGAGCTGCTCTCCAAGAGGGGCTACGACCCCGTCCTGGGCGCCCGGCCGCTGCGCCGGACCATCCAGCGGGAGATCGAGGACTCGCTGTCGGAGAAGATCCTCTTCGGCGAGCTGCGTCCCGGTCACATCGTGGTCGTGGACACCGAGGGCGAGGGCGACACCGCGACCTTCACCTTCCGCGGCGAGGAGAAGTCGGCGCTGCCCGACGTCCCGCCGATCGAGCAGGCGGCCGGCGGAGCCGGCCCGAACCTGAGCAAGGACGCGTAGCCGCCGCGCTCGGCCGGAAGCACCAAGGGGTCTGCCCCGGGACATCCGTCCCGGGGCAGACCCCTTTTCCGTGCACGCCCGGGCGGGCTCAGGAGAGTTGGCCGTCGTAGTCCGGCAGCTTGAACGTCTTCTCCGCGTGGCCGCCCGACAGGTCGGTCGGGCTGTTGCCGATGTTGGCGATGATCGTGTAGCCCTTCGACTCGATGTCGGCGCGCTGGGCCGTCTTGTAGTCGGCGACGTTCTTGAACAGGTCGAGGAAGCCGCGGACGTAGAGCCCGGAGGACTCGTAGCCGGCGCGGTCGAGGTTCCACTCGGTGGGCGCGTGGATGATGCCGGGGCGGGCGGTCACGAAGAACAGCGCGACACCCCGCTCCTCCGCGTACCGGGCGACCTCCAGGACCGGCTCGTTGGCCGGCTGGGGGAAGCTGAAGCCGAAGTCGGTCTCCAGCGCGGTGTTGTCGATGTCGAGGACGATCGCCTGCTTCTCGCCCGGCCCGGTGTCGCCGATCCGCTGCTTCAGATAGGGCAGGGCCTGATCCATGACCGCCTGGCAGTCCCGCTGCCAGGTGTCGTAGTCGACGGCAGCCGCCGCGGCCGCGGCCCTCGTCGGGGAGCCGGCCGGTGCGGCGGGGGTGGATGCCTCGGCCGGTGCGGCCAGGGCCACCAGGGCGGCCGCGGAGACGGCGGTGACCGATGCGCGGCGGAGCCAGGAGTGTCGGCTTCTCATAGTCGTGGGGGGTCCTCTCACGTCCGTAACGCTGCCAACATGGCGTGTGCATGCTCGTCTGCGAGGGTGACGCGAGGTGAACCGTAGGGTTACCGGGCGGTAGGTGCATAGAGGCCTGCGCCACATTTATGGAAAGGCCGAACCCGGTCGCCGGTGACATGCTGCACAGGCGCCATGTCCGGTACTAGCCGGAATAGTGGCTGACACTCTCCAATAAAACGGACATTTGGCCACGCACTCTGATCGATCAGCTTCAAATAGGGGGTTTTGCCCGGTAAGGGTGCTGTGTCAAGAGATCTGCATCTCAGTGCTGGAGTACGAACTTTCGTCGTAGGTCACACCTTTGCGCCGTTATGGCCGGAGGGGCTACCAATGAATCACCACCGAGGCGCGGCTCCGTCCGCCGGGTGGTTTTCCTACGCCCCCTTCCTGATGAGGTCCGTATGTCCCAGCGCGTCACGTCCCGTTCCTTCCGCACCTCCCAGATCCGCACCCGCGCGGCCGTGCTGGCCGCCGGCCTGGGGGCCTCGGTCGTGATGGGAGCCGGGGTCGCGGCCGCCGCCGACACCACGGCCGCTTCCGGCGCCGCCGGCGCCGTCCAGGCGCAGGCCGCCGCTCAGGCCAAGGCCGCGAAGGCCCAGGCCGCGCAGGCCGAGAAGGCCGCCCAGGCGAAGAAGGCCGCCGCCGAGAAGGCGGCCAAGGCCGAGAAGGCGGCGAAGGCCGCCGCCAAGAAGAAGGCCGCGTCCTGGATCGACCCGGTGAAGAGCTACAAGCTGTCCGCGAGCTTCGCGCAGAACGGCGGCATGTGGGCGCACAAGCACTCCGGCCAGGACTACGCCGTCCCGACCGGCACCGCGGTGATGGCCGCCCACGGCGGCACCGTGGTCAAGGCCGGCGGCAACGGCGCCGGTGACGGTCCGGCCTACGGCAACGCCGTCGTGATCAAGCACGGCAACGGCACGTACTCCCAGTACGCGCACCTGTCGCAGGTCGACGTGAAGGTCGGCCAGGTCGTCAAGACCGGCCAGAAGATCGCCCTGTCCGGCAACACCGGCAACTCCAGCGGTCCCCACCTGCACTTCGAGATCCGCACGACTCCGAACTACGGCTCCGCCGTGGACCCGGTGAAGTTCCTGCGCGCCAACGGCGTGACGGTCTGACCCTCACCGGCGGACAGTGCCTAAGCGCCCCCGGACCCCCGGTGGGCCTGGGTGATCAGATCGATGGCGACCTCAAGGACGGCCTTGCGCTTCTCCTCGGGGTCGCTTTCGACGTCCTGGAGGACGTGCATCCCCGCATGCATGGTGAACAGCGCGCTGACGCAGCGCACCTGGTCGACCAGGTCGGCGTCCGGGTCCATGAGGATGTCGCGCAGCCCGAGCATGCGGGTCTTGAACATCTCGCCGATGCGCAGCTCGCGGATCGTCGCCTGGTTCTCCTGCATGAAGCGGAAGAGCGGGGCGGCGCCCATGAGCGCCTGGCTGTACCGGCGGATGATCTCCTGCTTGGTCTCCAGTGAGTGCGGCTGCTGCCGCCCCCACTCGATCAGGTCCTCCATCGGCCGGGAGAGGTCCTCGAAGATGCCGACGAGGATCTCTTCCTTCGTCTTGAAGTGGTAGTACAGCGCCGCCTTCGTGACGTCCAGGCGCTCGGCGATCTCGCGCAGTGAGGTCTTCTCGTAGCCCTGCTCCGCGAAGAGTTCGAGCGCCACGTCCTGGATGCGCTGGCGGGTGTTCCCGCGGCGCCGCTGTTTGGTGCCGTCCATGGTGTCGCCCATTCTCCCGCTCGCCCCCTCTTGACGAAAACTTACTTGACGCCCGGCTAGTTACAAGACTAGCTTCCCAGTGTAGTGAACTAGCCGGGCGGCAAGTAAGTAGCAGTGGCCGCGTGATCGTGGCCGGGGGAGAAGGACATCATGGTGGACACACCAGCGGCGGGGGCCGTGGAGACGGACGGCGGCAAACAGCCGAGGAGCGTGCGGGTGGTCCTGCTCGCCCTCATGATCGCGATGATGCTCGCGATGCTCGACAACATGATCATCGGTACGGCCATGCCGACGATCGTGGGCGAACTGGGCGGCCTGGAGCACCTGTCCTGGGTGGTCACCGCCTACACCCTGGCGACCGCGGCCTCCACGCCGGTCTGGGGCAAGCTCGGCGACATGTACGGGCGCAAGACCACGTTCATGACCTCCATCGTGATCTTCCTGATCGGCTCCGCGCTCAGCGGCATGGCCCAGAACATGGGCGAGCTGATCGGCTTCCGCGCGGTGCAGGGACTGGGCGCCGGCGGTCTGATGGTCGGCGTCATGGCGATCATCGGCGACCTGATCCCGCCCCGGGAGCGCGGCAAGTACCAGGGCATGATGGCCGCCGTGATGGCGCTGGCCATGATCGGCGGACCGCTGGTCGGCGGCACCATCACCGACAACTGGGGCTGGCGCTGGGCCTTCTACATCAACCTGCCGCTCGGCGTGATCGCCCTGGCCGCCGTCGGCGCCGTGCTGCACCTGCCGAAGAAGCGCGCCAAGGCCGGGATCGACTACCTCGGTGTGGCGCTGCTGACCGTCGGCATCACCGCGGTGGTGCTGGTCACCACCTGGGGCGGCACGGAGTACGCCTGGACCTCCGCGCGGATCATGGAACTGATCGGCCTCGGCGTCGCGTCCCTCGTCGGCTTCGTGTTCTGGCAGACCAAGGCCGCCGAGCCGGTGCTGCCGCTGCACATCTTCCGCAGCCGCAACTTCACCCTGATGTCCGTCATCGGCTTCATCACCGGCTTCGTGATGTTCGGCGCGACCCTCTTCCTGCCGCTGTACCAGCAGTCCGTGCAGGGGGCCTCCGCGACCAACTCCGGTCTGCTGCTCCTGCCGATGCTCGGCGCGATGCTGGTGACCTCGATGGTCGCGGGACGGGTGACCACCAACACCGGCCGGTACAAGGTCTTCCCGGTACTGGGCAGCGCGCTGATGATCGTCGGTCTGTATCTGCTGTCGACGATGGACACCGGGACCTCGCGGTTCACCTCCGGTGTCTTCATGGCCGTGGTCGGCCTCGGCATG carries:
- a CDS encoding TetR/AcrR family transcriptional regulator codes for the protein MGDTMDGTKQRRRGNTRQRIQDVALELFAEQGYEKTSLREIAERLDVTKAALYYHFKTKEEILVGIFEDLSRPMEDLIEWGRQQPHSLETKQEIIRRYSQALMGAAPLFRFMQENQATIRELRIGEMFKTRMLGLRDILMDPDADLVDQVRCVSALFTMHAGMHVLQDVESDPEEKRKAVLEVAIDLITQAHRGSGGA
- a CDS encoding amino-acid N-acetyltransferase is translated as MSADSPEVTAKAITVRRARTSDVPAVRRLLDAYVRGRILLDKATVTLYEDIQEFWVAERDDNAEVVGCGALHVMWEDLAEVRTLAVKPGLKGAGVGHRVLEKLLDTARWLGVRRVFCLTFEVDFFGRHGFVEIGETPVDTDVYAELLRSYDEGVAEFLGLERVKPNTLGNSRMLLHL
- a CDS encoding histone-like nucleoid-structuring protein Lsr2, whose product is MAQKVQVLLVDDLDGGEADETVTFALDGKTYEIDLTTANADKLRGLLDPYVKGGRRTGGRASGGRGKARASSGGSQDTAAIRAWAKENGYEVNDRGRVPASIREAYEKANG
- a CDS encoding M23 family metallopeptidase, producing MSQRVTSRSFRTSQIRTRAAVLAAGLGASVVMGAGVAAAADTTAASGAAGAVQAQAAAQAKAAKAQAAQAEKAAQAKKAAAEKAAKAEKAAKAAAKKKAASWIDPVKSYKLSASFAQNGGMWAHKHSGQDYAVPTGTAVMAAHGGTVVKAGGNGAGDGPAYGNAVVIKHGNGTYSQYAHLSQVDVKVGQVVKTGQKIALSGNTGNSSGPHLHFEIRTTPNYGSAVDPVKFLRANGVTV
- a CDS encoding HAD family acid phosphatase, translated to MRSRHSWLRRASVTAVSAAALVALAAPAEASTPAAPAGSPTRAAAAAAAVDYDTWQRDCQAVMDQALPYLKQRIGDTGPGEKQAIVLDIDNTALETDFGFSFPQPANEPVLEVARYAEERGVALFFVTARPGIIHAPTEWNLDRAGYESSGLYVRGFLDLFKNVADYKTAQRADIESKGYTIIANIGNSPTDLSGGHAEKTFKLPDYDGQLS
- a CDS encoding ATP-dependent Clp protease ATP-binding subunit, with product MFERFTDRARRVVVLAQEEARMLNHNYIGTEHILLGLIHEGEGVAAKALESLGISLEAVRQQVEEIIGQGQQAPSGHIPFTPRAKKVLELSLREALQLGHNYIGTEHILLGLIREGEGVAAQVLVKLGADLNRVRQQVIQLLSGYQGKETATAGGPAEGTPSTSLVLDQFGRNLTQAARESKLDPVIGREKEIERVMQVLSRRTKNNPVLIGEPGVGKTAVVEGLAQAIVKGEVPETLKDKHLYTLDLGALVAGSRYRGDFEERLKKVLKEIRTRGDIILFIDELHTLVGAGAAEGAIDAASILKPMLARGELQTIGATTLDEYRKHLEKDAALERRFQPIQVAEPSLPHTIEILKGLRDRYEAHHRVSITDEALVQAATLADRYISDRFLPDKAIDLIDEAGSRMRIRRMTAPPDLREFDEKIAGVRRDKESAIDSQDFEKAASLRDKEKQLLAAKAKREKEWKAGDMDVVAEVDGELIAEVLATATGIPVFKLTEEESSRLLRMEDELHKRVIGQVDAVKALSKAIRRTRAGLKDPKRPGGSFIFAGPSGVGKTELSKALAEFLFGDEDALISLDMSEFSEKHTVSRLFGSPPGYVGYEEGGQLTEKVRRKPFSVVLFDEVEKAHPDIFNSLLQILEDGRLTDSQGRVVDFKNTVIIMTTNLGTRDISKGFNLGFAAAGDTKTNYERMKNKVQDELKQHFRPEFLNRVDDVVVFPQLSQDDILRIVDLMIDKVDERLKDRDMGIELSQSAKELLSKRGYDPVLGARPLRRTIQREIEDSLSEKILFGELRPGHIVVVDTEGEGDTATFTFRGEEKSALPDVPPIEQAAGGAGPNLSKDA
- a CDS encoding MDR family MFS transporter; the protein is MVDTPAAGAVETDGGKQPRSVRVVLLALMIAMMLAMLDNMIIGTAMPTIVGELGGLEHLSWVVTAYTLATAASTPVWGKLGDMYGRKTTFMTSIVIFLIGSALSGMAQNMGELIGFRAVQGLGAGGLMVGVMAIIGDLIPPRERGKYQGMMAAVMALAMIGGPLVGGTITDNWGWRWAFYINLPLGVIALAAVGAVLHLPKKRAKAGIDYLGVALLTVGITAVVLVTTWGGTEYAWTSARIMELIGLGVASLVGFVFWQTKAAEPVLPLHIFRSRNFTLMSVIGFITGFVMFGATLFLPLYQQSVQGASATNSGLLLLPMLGAMLVTSMVAGRVTTNTGRYKVFPVLGSALMIVGLYLLSTMDTGTSRFTSGVFMAVVGLGMGCLMQITMLVAQNSVEMKDMGVASSSTTLFRTLGSSFGVAVMGALFNNRVQDVMSERAGSLGSQVTEQSAQLDAASLAKLPEAAREAYQYAVSSGTHSAFLLGAVIAVFSLAAAVFVKEVPLKGAGPDKRDSDDGAPSPAAVTEPV
- a CDS encoding SCO3374 family protein; this encodes MPFPRRPLPASAGELRLWYEDALGWPTVPGAPLRLAAGVRFDVLDLPAEAGGAALERLGRPCGGSSGAAWRRFPVALCGGRMRLLVAAGSAEELPGLLEWLDWGAVELDLVAVGAGGVMDAPWPSGAVFGRGVAVGGGALPGEEAVFGCGAAFGGVSAVGGGPLSGEEAVFGCGAAFGEEAAFGGVSAFGGEAASGPGAVAGRPLPLGRGGSQGAAVWLRPPGPERDVEASLPTLSAMGTRGTEGDSAGPPDLVRLVNTVATQIHRVRLRRAGAAAAEADGQPLAFS
- a CDS encoding BlaI/MecI/CopY family transcriptional regulator, whose amino-acid sequence is MTRVWKWNRPVTVREVLEDLQKERSIAYTTVMTVLDNLHQKGWVRREAEGRAYRYEAVSTRAAYAAALMNDAWSQSDNAAAALVAFFGMMSEEQRQALTDAVRIVQLPESPAGENPGSAEDGSGR